From a region of the Myxococcus fulvus genome:
- a CDS encoding FlgO family outer membrane protein — protein MSPARALLLLLLCAQTTLAATPSKPPPGPAAVMPFRNLNGDTSMDWLARGMTETLISDLRASGRVQVVEREQLEAALAELNAQERQQLTESSAVRVGRLVGARTLVLGSIQRADQQVRINARFIDVETGVVLDTAKVTGPLERIFALQDEVCGRLLREPVKPRAGRPSGKAAVLALETYGRAMATTSPDERAWLLRATLAGSPDFAYAQEELSRMDQRLAELARKVEPEVKDEESRLRVVLEDLKRPADERSAAALQLLNLTRARGRWRTLIRDSERILALDLPEHLGRRPSEEASLYRFQAFGYLDDWDAQRVAGEDFLRRWPLSPMAAYVDLMLRTTASNVAAGQWAFEKMRADLATEEQAAALRITALEKKGQPTQEEHRKIAIRRCLEHNNHPRFRVHALAPCRTYYETWSASATTPAQKNDLRYAREAELTSLVGLRRYAEARERLAAFRQEDPDGERISHARATVLNIGAHEEE, from the coding sequence ATGAGCCCCGCTCGCGCGCTCCTGCTCCTCCTCCTCTGCGCCCAGACCACGCTCGCGGCCACCCCGTCCAAGCCCCCTCCGGGCCCCGCCGCGGTGATGCCGTTCCGCAACCTCAACGGCGACACGTCCATGGACTGGCTCGCGCGCGGCATGACGGAGACGTTGATCTCCGACCTGCGCGCCAGCGGACGCGTCCAGGTCGTCGAACGCGAGCAGCTCGAGGCGGCGCTCGCCGAGCTGAACGCCCAGGAGCGACAACAGCTCACCGAGTCCTCGGCCGTCCGCGTGGGCCGGCTCGTCGGCGCCCGGACCCTGGTGCTCGGCAGCATCCAGCGCGCGGACCAGCAGGTCCGCATCAACGCACGCTTCATCGACGTGGAGACCGGCGTCGTCCTGGACACCGCCAAGGTCACCGGGCCCCTGGAGCGCATCTTCGCCCTCCAGGACGAGGTCTGTGGCCGACTGCTCCGCGAGCCCGTGAAGCCACGCGCGGGGCGCCCCTCGGGCAAGGCGGCCGTGCTCGCGCTCGAGACCTACGGCCGCGCCATGGCCACCACCTCGCCCGATGAGCGCGCCTGGCTGCTGCGAGCGACGCTGGCCGGCTCGCCCGACTTCGCCTACGCCCAGGAGGAGCTGTCCCGGATGGACCAGCGCCTGGCCGAGCTCGCGCGAAAGGTAGAGCCCGAAGTGAAGGACGAAGAGTCCCGCCTGCGCGTCGTCCTGGAGGACCTGAAGCGCCCCGCTGACGAGCGCTCGGCCGCGGCCCTCCAGCTCCTCAACCTGACCCGCGCTCGCGGACGCTGGCGCACGCTGATCCGTGATTCGGAGCGCATCCTCGCGCTCGACCTGCCTGAGCATCTCGGTCGCCGTCCTTCCGAGGAGGCCTCGCTCTACCGCTTCCAGGCCTTTGGTTACCTCGACGACTGGGACGCTCAACGCGTCGCGGGCGAGGACTTCCTGCGCCGCTGGCCGCTCAGCCCCATGGCGGCCTATGTGGACCTGATGCTGCGCACCACCGCGAGCAACGTGGCGGCCGGTCAATGGGCCTTCGAGAAGATGCGCGCCGACCTCGCCACGGAGGAACAGGCCGCGGCCCTGCGCATCACGGCGCTCGAGAAGAAGGGCCAGCCCACGCAGGAGGAGCACCGCAAGATCGCGATCCGTCGGTGCCTGGAGCACAACAACCACCCGCGCTTCCGCGTCCATGCCCTGGCTCCGTGCCGCACGTACTACGAGACCTGGAGCGCCAGCGCGACGACCCCCGCGCAGAAGAACGACCTGCGCTACGCGAGGGAGGCGGAGCTGACCTCCCTCGTCGGCCTGCGCCGCTACGCCGAGGCCCGTGAGCGCCTCGCCGCCTTCCGCCAGGAGGACCCCGACGGCGAGCGCATCAGCCACGCCCGCGCCACGGTGCTCAACATCGGCGCCCACGAAGAGGAGTGA
- a CDS encoding cytochrome P450, with product MNSSSGRRVAGPRGLPVLGSFFPMLNEPLALANKLHAEYGDVSLVRVYGTPIAFLRNPVDVKRVLIDEPHLFPKPRIENPFNGNGLTVSRGEHWKRQRHMVQPLFSKEKVRLWSGLFSDELHKGVERWMALGAKGESFDMYTEAARLMFGVMWRTCFDENPREEHFARIMDAIDVFGRRHTPWGVLFYKLLPRFDPKAPRMGMALWLINGWIYGRLSKRRERGTRDGDITLLSMLVEARARETAESMNDKEVRDEIVNLFGASFEMIATSLTWAVHACTQYPDVVRRIREEVREVCGDEAPKYEDVAKLTYTTRVVQEINRLSPPAWTILRETAEDVEVGGVMLPKGTQLLMCPYAIHRHPDHWKDAETFDPDRFLPERQVGQHKCAYVPFGAGQRICVGQHMSQVDTVQTLALLLQRCDVEYLGRSPVEWQTRLTFVPKRGMPVRVRARQG from the coding sequence GTGAACTCATCCTCCGGGCGCCGCGTGGCCGGCCCCCGGGGACTGCCCGTCCTGGGGAGCTTCTTCCCCATGCTCAACGAGCCCCTCGCGCTCGCGAACAAGCTCCATGCCGAGTACGGCGACGTGTCCCTCGTCCGGGTCTACGGCACCCCCATCGCGTTCCTGCGCAACCCCGTCGACGTCAAGCGGGTGCTCATCGACGAGCCCCACCTGTTCCCCAAGCCGCGCATCGAAAACCCCTTCAACGGCAATGGGTTGACGGTGAGCCGGGGCGAGCACTGGAAGCGCCAGCGGCACATGGTCCAGCCGCTGTTCAGCAAGGAGAAGGTGCGGCTGTGGTCCGGGCTGTTCTCGGACGAGCTGCACAAGGGCGTGGAGCGGTGGATGGCGCTGGGGGCGAAGGGAGAGTCCTTCGACATGTACACGGAGGCCGCGCGCCTGATGTTCGGGGTGATGTGGCGCACGTGCTTCGACGAGAACCCCCGCGAGGAGCACTTCGCGCGCATCATGGACGCCATCGACGTGTTCGGCCGGCGGCACACTCCGTGGGGCGTGCTGTTCTACAAGCTCTTGCCCCGCTTCGACCCCAAGGCCCCGCGCATGGGCATGGCGCTGTGGCTCATCAACGGGTGGATCTACGGCCGGCTGAGCAAGCGCCGCGAGCGCGGCACCCGTGACGGCGACATCACGCTGCTCTCCATGCTGGTGGAGGCCCGCGCGCGAGAGACGGCCGAGTCCATGAACGACAAGGAGGTGCGCGACGAAATCGTGAACCTCTTCGGCGCGAGCTTCGAGATGATCGCCACGTCGCTCACCTGGGCGGTGCACGCGTGCACGCAGTACCCGGACGTGGTGCGCCGCATCCGCGAGGAGGTGCGGGAGGTGTGCGGCGACGAGGCGCCGAAGTACGAGGACGTGGCGAAGCTGACGTACACCACGCGGGTGGTGCAGGAGATCAACCGGCTGAGCCCTCCGGCGTGGACCATCCTGCGCGAGACGGCGGAGGACGTGGAGGTGGGCGGCGTGATGCTCCCGAAGGGGACGCAGCTGCTCATGTGCCCGTACGCCATCCACCGGCACCCGGACCACTGGAAGGACGCGGAGACGTTCGACCCGGACCGCTTCCTGCCGGAGCGGCAGGTGGGGCAGCACAAGTGCGCCTACGTGCCCTTCGGGGCCGGGCAGCGTATCTGCGTGGGCCAGCACATGTCCCAGGTGGACACGGTGCAGACGCTGGCCTTGCTGCTGCAGCGCTGCGACGTGGAGTACCTGGGCCGCTCGCCGGTGGAGTGGCAGACGCGGCTGACCTTCGTGCCCAAGCGCGGCATGCCCGTGCGGGTGCGCGCGCGCCAGGGCTGA
- a CDS encoding SBBP repeat-containing protein: protein MRGVNAVTGWTLFGALVLGGCQGGEPPADGPQEELTSSAQAIDNCVNILPVMTSATSPSGIVTSSGGWTSNPTIYEAYKAFDNTGAFWLSTKSVAPAWLAYEFSGLPRIVRRYALSYNNGGITSRAPRNWTFEGWNGSAWVVLDTRTAQTGWAGVERRQFDVATPGAYKKYRLNITDDNDARAGIETIALNLVEMYECRAFPSVDDLWTNTSGATGGFTRIHDMAGDPAARTYTTGMTTVGLHGSPQVGGMDAFLTSRDWNGSVSFHRQLGVPNGIVVGESVARNRQFEEIYVAGYTSGSLQGAPLIGTKDAFLLRYRYTGVHGWTRQVGASGAATEGIGVSIDHVDNAFLVGQTDGALPGNTKTGTFDGFVSKFNAAGTLLWTRQFGVAGQRTRATRAAADDSGNVYVAGITAGNLHGQVLSSTEDAFIVKYDADGVRQWTRLLGAPGTNAILRDAAVDVNGQVYVTGYSGGGMDGLPVGTPQVSTFVARYNPAGTRQWVKELDSGAGNFAWSLFINQFDNSLYVAGTGHGDVSSPTDTAGGAGHPFVFKMDTAGAIQWIRQTAPAVLGGVEKPVYPMGVVLDEDDNVYLGGYLEGNYEGNTLLGNPDGFVTKLPAVP from the coding sequence ATGAGAGGCGTGAACGCGGTAACGGGGTGGACGTTGTTCGGCGCGCTGGTGCTGGGGGGCTGCCAGGGCGGGGAGCCTCCCGCCGACGGGCCCCAGGAGGAGCTGACGAGCTCGGCGCAGGCCATCGACAACTGCGTCAACATCCTGCCGGTGATGACGAGCGCGACGAGCCCCTCGGGCATCGTCACCAGCTCCGGTGGATGGACGTCGAACCCCACCATCTACGAGGCGTACAAGGCGTTCGACAACACGGGAGCCTTCTGGCTGTCCACCAAGAGCGTCGCGCCCGCGTGGCTGGCATACGAGTTCTCCGGGCTGCCTCGCATCGTGCGGCGCTACGCGCTCAGCTACAACAACGGCGGCATCACATCGCGGGCGCCGCGCAACTGGACGTTCGAGGGATGGAATGGCAGCGCGTGGGTGGTGCTGGACACGCGCACGGCGCAGACGGGCTGGGCGGGCGTCGAGCGGCGGCAGTTCGACGTGGCCACCCCGGGGGCATACAAGAAGTACCGGCTGAACATCACGGACGACAACGACGCCCGCGCGGGCATCGAGACCATCGCGCTCAACCTGGTGGAGATGTACGAGTGTCGCGCGTTCCCGTCGGTGGATGACCTGTGGACGAACACGTCGGGCGCGACGGGCGGCTTCACGCGCATCCACGACATGGCGGGCGACCCGGCGGCGCGGACCTACACCACGGGCATGACCACGGTGGGGCTGCATGGCTCGCCTCAGGTGGGCGGCATGGATGCGTTCCTCACCTCGAGAGACTGGAATGGGAGCGTCAGCTTCCACAGGCAGCTGGGCGTTCCGAACGGCATCGTCGTGGGCGAGAGCGTGGCGCGCAATCGGCAGTTCGAGGAGATCTACGTCGCCGGGTACACGAGCGGCTCGCTGCAAGGCGCGCCGTTGATCGGGACGAAGGACGCGTTCCTGCTGCGCTACCGCTACACGGGCGTCCATGGCTGGACGCGACAGGTGGGGGCCTCGGGCGCCGCGACGGAGGGGATTGGAGTGTCCATCGACCACGTCGACAACGCGTTCCTGGTGGGGCAGACGGATGGGGCGCTGCCGGGCAACACGAAGACGGGCACCTTCGATGGGTTCGTCAGCAAGTTCAATGCGGCGGGCACGCTGTTGTGGACGCGGCAGTTCGGCGTCGCGGGGCAGCGCACGCGCGCCACTCGGGCCGCCGCGGATGACTCGGGCAATGTCTACGTCGCCGGCATCACCGCGGGGAACCTGCACGGGCAGGTGCTGAGCAGCACGGAGGATGCGTTCATCGTCAAGTACGACGCGGACGGCGTGCGACAGTGGACCCGGTTGTTGGGGGCGCCCGGCACGAACGCCATCCTCCGTGACGCGGCCGTGGACGTGAACGGCCAGGTCTACGTGACGGGGTACAGCGGCGGAGGCATGGATGGGCTGCCGGTGGGCACGCCCCAGGTCTCGACTTTCGTCGCTCGCTACAACCCGGCGGGCACGCGGCAGTGGGTGAAGGAGCTGGACTCCGGCGCGGGCAACTTCGCCTGGAGCCTGTTCATCAATCAGTTCGACAACTCCCTCTACGTGGCGGGGACGGGGCACGGGGACGTGAGCTCGCCCACGGACACGGCGGGAGGCGCGGGGCACCCGTTCGTCTTCAAGATGGACACGGCGGGCGCCATCCAGTGGATCCGGCAGACGGCGCCGGCGGTGCTCGGCGGCGTGGAGAAGCCGGTGTACCCGATGGGCGTCGTCCTGGACGAGGACGACAACGTGTACCTGGGCGGCTACCTGGAGGGGAACTACGAGGGCAACACGCTCCTGGGCAATCCGGACGGGTTCGTGACGAAGCTGCCCGCCGTGCCGTGA
- a CDS encoding CsgG/HfaB family protein — MLHVTEAPVPTVRGGLARTTGTALLVALGLALPALTAYLIRPQPRSHVSESSPTSTPAPAVSPPHARTGPVSICVLKFREVNEDTSLELALAEAVITDIGAHPGLRIVEREQLDLPMKEQDFHQSDRVDPETRAQLGRLIGAEVVVLGSIQRAGPRLRVAARFVHVETGEVLDTARVEGPAQQPFEVQDALTTRVRTLLPALSARLRP, encoded by the coding sequence ATGCTGCACGTGACCGAGGCTCCGGTGCCCACGGTACGTGGAGGACTCGCGAGAACCACGGGGACCGCGCTGCTCGTTGCCCTGGGGCTCGCCCTCCCGGCGCTCACGGCCTACCTGATTCGCCCGCAACCCCGGAGCCATGTCAGCGAGTCCTCGCCCACCTCGACTCCCGCGCCCGCTGTGTCGCCACCGCACGCGCGCACGGGCCCGGTGAGCATCTGCGTCCTGAAGTTCCGTGAGGTCAACGAGGACACCTCACTCGAGCTCGCCCTCGCCGAGGCCGTCATCACGGACATCGGCGCGCATCCCGGCCTGCGCATCGTCGAGCGCGAGCAGCTCGACCTCCCGATGAAGGAACAGGACTTCCACCAGTCGGACCGCGTGGACCCGGAGACGCGCGCACAGCTGGGCCGTCTCATCGGCGCCGAGGTCGTCGTGCTCGGCAGCATCCAGCGCGCCGGTCCCCGGCTCCGCGTCGCCGCCCGGTTCGTCCACGTGGAGACCGGCGAGGTGCTCGACACCGCGCGCGTCGAAGGCCCCGCACAGCAGCCTTTCGAGGTGCAGGACGCCCTCACCACGAGGGTGCGCACCCTCCTCCCGGCCCTGTCCGCGAGGCTGCGCCCATGA
- a CDS encoding MFS transporter, which yields MKFLRELRSVLNLTVLVAGLGYFVDLFDITLFGVVRAASLRDIGITSPEEVLSKGILIYNCQMVGMMVGGLLWGVLADKRGRLSVMFGSILLYSFANLANAFAWDVTSYAVFRFLGGVGLAGELGAAITLVAESLPKEKRGLGTTIVATLGMLGIVAAAFVGQHLNWKVAYFTGGIMGIALLFARFKVSESELFTKKTDPSRANPLLLLQGNRFLKYICCILIGVPIYFTTGILFTFAPELTAGLNVQGTVTAGNAILYGSIGLTIGDLLAGLFSQWLKSRKRAVALNLVGGFLLMLVYGLVPGLTSTMVYILSFLIGIMVGYWAVLVTMAAEQFGTNIRGTVATTVPNFVRGSAAIAASGFAVLKGHISVPAAALTVGSICFGLALIALTRIEETFHRDLDYEETGPDAATAPSTGPQAS from the coding sequence ATGAAATTCCTGCGTGAGCTGCGCTCGGTCCTGAACCTGACGGTGCTGGTGGCGGGGCTCGGCTACTTCGTCGACCTCTTCGACATCACGTTGTTCGGCGTGGTGCGCGCCGCCTCGCTCCGCGACATCGGCATCACCAGTCCGGAGGAGGTGCTGTCGAAGGGCATCCTCATCTACAACTGCCAGATGGTGGGGATGATGGTGGGCGGCCTGTTGTGGGGCGTGCTCGCCGACAAGCGCGGACGGCTCTCCGTCATGTTCGGCTCCATCCTGCTGTACTCGTTCGCCAACCTGGCCAACGCCTTCGCGTGGGACGTGACGAGCTACGCGGTGTTCCGCTTCCTGGGCGGCGTGGGGCTCGCGGGTGAATTGGGCGCGGCCATCACCCTGGTCGCCGAGTCGCTCCCCAAGGAGAAGCGCGGCCTGGGCACCACCATCGTCGCAACGCTCGGCATGCTCGGCATCGTCGCCGCGGCCTTCGTGGGGCAGCACCTGAACTGGAAGGTGGCCTACTTCACCGGCGGCATCATGGGCATCGCGCTGCTGTTCGCCCGCTTCAAGGTCTCCGAGTCGGAGCTCTTCACCAAGAAGACGGACCCGTCGCGCGCCAACCCGCTGCTTCTGCTGCAGGGCAACCGCTTCCTCAAGTACATCTGCTGCATCCTCATCGGCGTGCCCATCTACTTCACCACGGGCATCCTCTTCACCTTCGCCCCGGAGCTGACCGCGGGCCTCAACGTCCAGGGCACCGTGACGGCCGGCAACGCCATCCTCTACGGCTCCATCGGCCTGACCATTGGCGACCTGCTCGCGGGCCTCTTCAGCCAGTGGCTCAAGAGCCGCAAGCGCGCCGTGGCGCTCAACCTGGTCGGCGGCTTCCTGCTGATGCTCGTCTACGGGCTGGTGCCCGGGCTCACCAGCACCATGGTGTACATCCTCAGCTTCCTCATCGGCATCATGGTGGGCTACTGGGCGGTGCTGGTGACGATGGCCGCCGAGCAGTTCGGCACCAACATCCGCGGCACGGTGGCCACGACGGTGCCCAACTTCGTCCGGGGCTCCGCCGCCATCGCCGCCAGCGGCTTCGCCGTCCTCAAGGGACACATCAGCGTGCCCGCCGCCGCCCTCACCGTGGGCAGCATCTGCTTCGGCCTGGCCCTCATCGCCCTCACCCGCATCGAGGAGACCTTCCACCGCGATCTCGACTACGAGGAGACCGGCCCCGACGCGGCCACCGCGCCGTCGACCGGCCCCCAGGCCTCCTGA
- a CDS encoding SH3 domain-containing protein, translated as MLSLAVIGSTACAAPSAVAVSPSGVPAFSEDMLSAEFWIRRAPSPDEVLLDAEQVAARRTRAFGPEGGLIDLKRMPTALTRAQVAGWVKDAQQTPIQAVIDEQGQPVTEAMLEELRRNAATEHIPEAAPARYGLSVRRTPLRSLPSDRRFFAAENLRDYESLQAGILFPGEPVVIAHQSADTHWLFVQTTQGPAWVRRADVAVGSADEVFSYVAKAPGRVVTGDQVRTVFTPEAPGVSEIELDMGVALPRADVAPGEPVNGASSYASWPVLLPVREQDGTLAFQSALLRRTADTAPGYLPLTRANILRQAFKFLGERYGWGHQFNARDCSGLTSEVYRSLGLFLPPNSGMQGKSAALNHRLFTASDSHAERLRAVAQAQVGDLIVVPGHVLMIIGHVDGEPYVIQDVPFAVFKDPVTQQLRKTKLNQVAVTPLLPLYADDTTLYVDAMTSLVHVTSP; from the coding sequence ATGCTGTCGCTCGCGGTGATAGGGAGCACTGCGTGCGCCGCGCCGTCCGCGGTCGCCGTGTCGCCATCCGGGGTGCCCGCGTTCAGCGAAGACATGCTGTCAGCCGAGTTCTGGATCCGCCGCGCCCCCTCTCCCGACGAGGTGCTGCTCGACGCCGAGCAGGTGGCGGCCAGGCGCACGCGCGCGTTCGGCCCTGAGGGCGGGCTGATCGATTTGAAGCGCATGCCGACCGCGTTGACGCGGGCGCAGGTCGCCGGCTGGGTCAAGGATGCGCAGCAGACGCCCATTCAGGCCGTCATCGACGAACAGGGTCAGCCGGTGACGGAGGCGATGCTCGAGGAGCTGCGCCGGAACGCCGCAACCGAGCACATCCCCGAAGCCGCCCCCGCGCGCTACGGCCTGAGCGTGCGGCGCACGCCCCTGCGGTCACTGCCGTCCGACCGGCGGTTCTTCGCGGCGGAGAACCTGCGCGACTACGAGAGCCTCCAGGCCGGCATCCTGTTCCCGGGCGAGCCCGTCGTCATCGCGCACCAAAGCGCGGACACGCATTGGCTGTTCGTCCAGACGACCCAGGGGCCCGCGTGGGTCCGGCGCGCAGACGTCGCGGTGGGCTCGGCGGACGAGGTGTTCTCCTACGTGGCGAAGGCGCCCGGACGTGTCGTCACGGGCGACCAGGTGCGCACGGTCTTCACACCGGAAGCCCCCGGCGTGTCCGAGATCGAACTCGACATGGGGGTCGCGTTGCCACGGGCCGACGTGGCTCCCGGCGAGCCCGTCAACGGCGCCAGCAGCTATGCGTCGTGGCCGGTGCTGCTGCCCGTGCGCGAGCAGGATGGAACGCTGGCCTTCCAGAGCGCGCTGCTGCGCCGTACCGCCGACACCGCGCCGGGCTACCTGCCGCTGACACGCGCCAACATCCTCCGTCAGGCGTTCAAGTTCCTCGGCGAGCGCTACGGCTGGGGGCACCAGTTCAATGCGCGCGACTGCAGCGGACTGACCAGCGAGGTGTACCGCAGCCTGGGCTTGTTCCTGCCGCCCAACTCCGGGATGCAAGGGAAGAGCGCGGCGCTGAACCACCGACTCTTCACGGCGAGCGACTCGCATGCCGAGCGGCTGCGCGCGGTGGCCCAGGCGCAGGTGGGTGACCTCATCGTCGTGCCCGGTCATGTCCTGATGATCATCGGCCACGTGGATGGCGAGCCCTACGTCATCCAGGATGTCCCGTTCGCCGTGTTCAAGGATCCGGTCACGCAGCAGCTCCGCAAGACGAAGCTGAACCAGGTGGCGGTCACCCCGTTGCTGCCGCTGTATGCCGACGACACGACCTTGTACGTGGACGCGATGACGAGCCTCGTTCACGTCACGAGCCCATAG